In the Schaalia hyovaginalis genome, CTGCGACTTCCTCGGCCGAAGCGGCGACGAGGTCTTCAACCAGATGGCCAAGTGGCAGTCGATGTCCGCCGGCCTGCTCAAGATGCCGCTCGTCCTGCGCGTCTCCGTCGGCAACAAGTACGGCGCCCAGCACTCCCAGGACTGGTCGGCCCTCACCGCCCACATCCCCGGCCTCAAGGTCTACTTCCCGACCACGCCGACCGATGCGAAGGGCATGCTCAACCTCGCCCTGCGCGGCACCGACCCGGTCGTCTTCTTCGAGTCCCAGCTCCTCTACGACAAGGGCGAGGAGTTCGAGCCCGGCGGCGTTCCCGAGGGCTACTACGAGACCCCCGAGGGCGAGCCGGCGATCCGCCGCGAAGGCACCGACATCACGATCGCGGGCTACGGCGCCACGATCTACCGGGCCCTCGAGGCCGCCGACATCCTCCAGGAGAAGTACGGCATGAGCGCCGAGGTCATCGACCTGCGCTTCGTCGCCCCGCTCAACTACGACAAGCTCATCGCCTCGGTGAAGAAGACCGGCCGACTGCTCCTGACCTCGGATGCGGTCGAGCGCGGCAACTTCCTCCACACGGTCGCCGGCAACGTCCAGACCCTCGCCTTCGACGCCCTCGACGCGCCGATCGCGATCGTCGGCTCGCGCAACGGCATCACCCCGGGCCCCGAGTTGGAGTCCTACTTCTTCCCCCAGCCCGAGTGGATCATCGATGCGATCCACGAGCGCATCGTCCCGCTCCCGGGGCACGTGCCCTCCACCAACCAGACCGAGGGCGAGATCGCCCGTCGTAACCGCCTCGGTCTGTGAGGCCTCCCGGCGGGCGGGCTCGACCTGCCCGCCGGGCCCCGCCCTCGTCCCACTTCCCCGCGCGGACCCGCCCTCGTCGCCCAGGACCGGGCTCGCTCCGCGCACACGTCAACCCCCACGCTCACGAGGAACCGATGGACGCCACCAATGACGCGCGCCTGACCCAGGCAGAGCGCCTCGAAGCCCTGAAGGCCGCGATCCGAGGCGAGGCCTTCCCCGATTGGGTCGCCGAATCGAACAACCACATTCACACGTGCTACTCCTTCAGCCCCTACACGCCGACGGAGGCCGCGCTGCGCGCCCGTCGCGCAGGGCTGCGCGTCGTCGGCTCGGTGGACCACGATTCCATCGGAGCCGCGGCCGAGATGACCGCCGCCTGCCGCGCCCTCGGCATGGGGTCGGTCACCGGCTTCGAGATCCGGGCCTTCTTCGACCCGGACGGCCCCTTCGCGACCCGCAAGCTCAACAATCCGGACTCCGAGGGCGTCGCCTACATGACCGTGCAGGGCGTTCCCGCCCCCGCGCGCGAGAAGGTCGCCGAGTGGCTCGCGCCGAAGCGCGCCGCACGCCTCGAACGGACCCTGAAGATGGCCGCCGCCGCGAACGGGATCCTCGAAGGGCTCGGCCTCGATCCCTTCGACCCGCAGGCCGACATGGTCGGCATCTCCCAGTACGACAACGGGGGCGGCATCACCGAGCGCCATCTGCTCGCCGCGATGGCGACCTCGCTCATCAAGGGCTTCGGCCGCGGCCCCTCCCTGATCGGGGGCCTGGAGAAGATGGG is a window encoding:
- a CDS encoding PHP domain-containing protein, whose protein sequence is MDATNDARLTQAERLEALKAAIRGEAFPDWVAESNNHIHTCYSFSPYTPTEAALRARRAGLRVVGSVDHDSIGAAAEMTAACRALGMGSVTGFEIRAFFDPDGPFATRKLNNPDSEGVAYMTVQGVPAPAREKVAEWLAPKRAARLERTLKMAAAANGILEGLGLDPFDPQADMVGISQYDNGGGITERHLLAAMATSLIKGFGRGPSLIGGLEKMGVSIPPTLVGALGDADNPHLMFDLLGLLKAEYLDRIYIQPGDELPTAAEVVAFADSIGAIATYAYLGDVSASPTGDKKAEKFEDEFLDELFEKLEELGLRAVTYMPPRNTAAQLARIHELALKHGMLEISGVDINQPRQQFNCPELRAPEFADLNEATWAMVAHEALSSIDPGLHLLGSGRMSPERLAERIADYAPLGRAIADGADPAELAATAPRA